A section of the Petrimonas sulfuriphila genome encodes:
- the mobC gene encoding plasmid mobilization relaxosome protein MobC, with translation MTLKIPANKGGRPAKSLAEKRKYRLSLKLNTNEYFQLKSKAKIACKNRCDFLRELILSRDVKQRFSSEQIAILRKIGGMANNLNQLVKLAHVQGVWFVETTAKMLMSELDELLKRIRL, from the coding sequence ATGACATTAAAAATACCCGCAAATAAAGGCGGTCGTCCCGCCAAAAGTTTAGCCGAAAAACGCAAGTATCGGCTATCGTTAAAACTCAACACGAACGAATATTTTCAACTCAAAAGCAAGGCAAAAATTGCCTGCAAAAATCGGTGCGATTTTCTTCGCGAATTGATTCTATCGAGAGATGTGAAGCAACGATTTTCGTCGGAACAAATCGCCATTCTCCGCAAAATCGGCGGAATGGCAAACAACCTGAACCAACTCGTAAAATTGGCACACGTGCAAGGCGTTTGGTTTGTGGAAACAACGGCGAAAATGCTGATGAGCGAATTGGACGAACTCTTAAAACGCATCCGATTATGA
- a CDS encoding relaxase/mobilization nuclease domain-containing protein, protein MTAKIVKGTSFSGAVGYMMSKKEKAEILKAEGVRMEPKELTVKSFEMQASMHPNVKKPVWHISLNFSEQDKHKLTNEKMVEIAEAYLQKMNIKNTQYLIVRHHDRQHPHIHLCINRIDNDGKLISDKNEKYRSTGVCKELTKAHGLYFAPGKENVNRERLIGNDKIKYEIYDALQRAIPKSKTWEELEKQLKNDGITFQFKTAGSTDKIQGIIFEKDGLRMSGSKVDRECSFSKIDREIKDNALETIQESERQLDNLLYNQLSLTNEVIGVIDSLFSFLGDSLGSFLEPSSPHYDATLADYILALKARKRQVQSRIKISRIR, encoded by the coding sequence ATGACGGCAAAAATCGTAAAAGGAACGAGTTTTTCGGGTGCAGTCGGCTATATGATGAGCAAGAAGGAAAAAGCCGAAATACTGAAAGCCGAAGGCGTCCGAATGGAACCGAAGGAACTCACGGTGAAAAGTTTCGAGATGCAAGCATCGATGCACCCAAACGTGAAGAAACCGGTTTGGCATATCTCGCTCAACTTTTCGGAACAGGATAAGCATAAATTGACCAACGAAAAAATGGTGGAAATAGCCGAAGCCTATCTGCAAAAAATGAACATCAAAAATACGCAGTATCTGATTGTCCGGCATCACGACCGCCAACATCCGCATATCCATCTCTGCATCAACCGCATTGATAACGACGGCAAGCTGATATCGGACAAGAACGAAAAATACCGCAGTACCGGCGTCTGCAAAGAACTGACCAAAGCACACGGTTTATACTTCGCCCCGGGAAAAGAAAACGTAAACCGCGAACGGCTGATCGGAAACGATAAAATCAAGTACGAGATTTACGATGCGTTGCAACGAGCCATTCCCAAAAGCAAAACGTGGGAGGAATTGGAAAAGCAATTGAAAAACGACGGCATCACATTTCAATTTAAAACCGCCGGAAGTACCGACAAAATCCAGGGAATTATCTTCGAAAAAGACGGTTTAAGGATGAGTGGTTCAAAAGTGGACAGGGAATGCAGTTTTTCGAAAATCGACCGGGAAATCAAAGATAACGCCCTTGAAACGATACAGGAATCCGAACGACAATTGGATAATTTGCTGTATAATCAACTATCGCTAACCAACGAAGTAATCGGAGTCATTGACTCGCTTTTCTCATTTCTTGGGGATTCCCTGGGATCGTTTCTCGAACCGAGCAGCCCGCATTACGACGCTACGCTTGCTGACTATATCCTGGCGCTGAAAGCGAGAAAACGACAGGTGCAAAGTCGTATAAAAATCAGCAGAATAAGATAA
- a CDS encoding sigma-70 family RNA polymerase sigma factor, producing MKAIENKDRKAFSQFYERYSHTVLCFVVSKVHNKEVAKDIVQNFWLAFWENPRILRTNKTGCVKVYMLQHLRFRIYDMYRIAVPETIPAEDANIVSSLTSHENIEKEELLQIVRDALKNSSTLNQDAFWMRLENIPAKETAGELNTTTQTVHNSFSKSLRTVREYIKKHYPEIVASGMKLIFAIYFFK from the coding sequence TTGAAGGCAATTGAGAATAAAGACAGAAAGGCTTTTTCTCAATTCTATGAAAGGTATAGTCATACCGTTCTGTGTTTTGTTGTATCAAAGGTGCATAATAAAGAAGTGGCAAAAGATATTGTTCAGAATTTCTGGCTTGCTTTTTGGGAAAACCCGCGTATTTTGCGTACGAATAAAACCGGTTGTGTAAAAGTATATATGTTACAACACTTGCGTTTTCGTATTTACGATATGTATCGCATCGCTGTTCCCGAAACTATTCCGGCAGAAGATGCTAATATCGTTTCTTCTCTAACCTCGCACGAAAACATCGAAAAAGAAGAGTTGTTGCAAATTGTTCGCGATGCGTTGAAAAACAGTTCCACATTAAACCAAGATGCCTTTTGGATGCGTTTGGAAAATATTCCTGCCAAAGAAACTGCCGGCGAACTGAACACGACAACACAAACGGTTCACAACAGCTTTTCAAAATCTTTGAGAACTGTTCGCGAATACATCAAAAAACATTATCCGGAAATTGTGGCAAGTGGGATGAAACTAATTTTTGCAATTTACTTCTTCAAATAA
- a CDS encoding FecR domain-containing protein — protein MKEEKLTAKEKAAITRDLFERYRRGETSQTENEVIESLESAFIPKKEFEITDELIDELNTETTDFIFRKIENPKKRRLSPILIGSVASIALLVIGIFVFYKPQSQQTKDNEIQYVATDAIKNITLSDGSQIILNSGTRLRENSREVWLDEGEAFFNVKPDANNPFVVHLRNDLKVRVLGTSFTIQTYEELPLQEVSVLSGKVNVSIQNSPSIELIANQQAIYNVTEKELSKKTTNSAQKAAWRSGTIVLENGTAEELRLRIRQLYDKNIVFENQPEAMSINITLDKTAALNEIADEIATLYDLSYQIADDKIVFQSQNATELP, from the coding sequence ATGAAAGAAGAAAAATTAACGGCTAAGGAAAAAGCGGCAATTACGCGCGATTTGTTCGAACGATATCGCCGGGGAGAAACTTCGCAGACAGAGAATGAAGTCATCGAATCGCTTGAATCTGCCTTTATTCCTAAAAAAGAGTTCGAAATTACCGATGAGTTGATTGATGAATTAAATACCGAAACAACCGATTTTATTTTCCGAAAAATTGAAAACCCCAAAAAACGCAGGCTCTCGCCTATTCTTATTGGCTCGGTGGCGAGTATTGCGTTGTTGGTTATTGGGATATTCGTGTTTTACAAACCGCAATCTCAACAAACTAAAGATAACGAAATACAATATGTTGCAACCGATGCAATCAAAAATATCACCTTATCCGATGGTTCGCAAATCATTTTAAATTCGGGTACCAGGTTACGTGAAAACTCACGGGAAGTGTGGCTTGACGAAGGCGAAGCTTTTTTTAATGTGAAACCTGATGCTAACAACCCATTTGTAGTACACTTACGCAACGATTTAAAAGTACGGGTGCTGGGAACAAGTTTTACGATTCAGACTTACGAAGAATTACCGCTTCAAGAAGTGAGCGTGTTGAGTGGAAAAGTAAATGTTTCCATTCAGAATAGCCCAAGCATAGAACTTATAGCCAACCAACAGGCAATATACAACGTAACCGAAAAAGAACTCTCGAAAAAAACAACAAACAGTGCACAAAAAGCTGCCTGGCGTTCGGGAACAATCGTTTTGGAAAACGGTACGGCAGAAGAGTTGCGCTTGCGCATCCGGCAACTGTACGATAAAAATATTGTTTTCGAAAACCAACCCGAAGCGATGTCCATAAACATAACACTCGACAAAACCGCCGCACTAAACGAAATAGCGGATGAAATAGCCACCTTGTATGATTTATCCTATCAAATTGCGGACGATAAAATAGTTTTCCAATCCCAAAATGCTACGGAACTTCCCTAA